In a genomic window of Quercus lobata isolate SW786 chromosome 4, ValleyOak3.0 Primary Assembly, whole genome shotgun sequence:
- the LOC115988164 gene encoding uncharacterized protein LOC115988164: MRPGTRTKKQRKRQNGKRCIDWARFTFLVQHHLSPAPFNRNLNVRATICLSLFYFLLTKPKPNASNFFLRQRLHLLLLLLTSPDGVHSPNDGNLAKKWSTKEHLYPIRKLDQSKRGSEVSTGLSKVNLPARDNSFAFNQTSKQVRFLLAKI, from the exons ATGAGGCCTGGGACACGGacaaagaaacagagaaagaggcAGAACGGTAAACGCTGCATCGATTGGGCACG GTTTACGTTTTTGGTCCAGCACCACCTATCTCCGGCTCCATTCAACCGCAACCTCAACGTACGCGCAACAATTTGCCTCtccctcttttattttcttctcacaAAACCTAAACCCAATGCATCAAACTTCTTCCTCCGGCAACGTCTCCATctgctcctcctcctccttacCTCTCCGGACGGCGTCCACTCACCAA ATGATGGTAACCTGGCAAAGAAGTGGTCTACTAAAGAACATCTCTACCCAATCCGCAAGCTTGATCAGTCTAAA AGAGGCAGTGAAGTAAGCACAGGTTTGAGCAAAGTCAATCTTCCAGCCAGAGACAACAGTTTTGCCTTCAACCAAACTTCTAAACAGGTCAGATTTCTTCTGGCCAAAATCTAA